A genomic window from Camelina sativa cultivar DH55 chromosome 2, Cs, whole genome shotgun sequence includes:
- the LOC104716179 gene encoding external alternative NAD(P)H-ubiquinone oxidoreductase B2, mitochondrial isoform X2, translating into MRSFSFFERFSKAFQDHPSLTRIIVVSTISGGGLIAYSEANASYGSNGSAAVVETGTKKKKVVLLGTGWAGTSFLKNLNNSQYEVQIISPRNYFAFTPLLPSVTCGTVEARSVVEPIRNIGRKNVDTSYLEAECFKIDPSSKKVYCRSKQGLASNGKKEFSVDYDYLVIATGAQSNTFNIPGVEENCHFLKEVEDAQKIRKTVIDSFEKASLPELSDEERKRILHFVVVGGGPTGVEFAAELHDFVTEDLVSLYPRAKGSVQITLLEAADHILTMFDKRITEFAEEKFSRDGIDVKLGSMVTKVNEKDISAKTKGGEVSSIPYGMIVWSTGIGTRPVIKDFMKQIGQGNRRALATDEWLRVEGCDNIYALGDCATINQRKVMEDVSAIFSKADKDKSGTLTLKEFQEAMDDICVRYPQVELYLKSKRMRGIADLLKEAETDDGSKKNIDLKIEEFKSALSQVDSQVKFLPATAQVAAQQGAYLAKCFDRMEECEKNPEGPIRMRGEGRHRFRPFRYKHLGQFAPLGGEKTAAQLPGDWVSIGHSSQWLWYSVYASKQVSWRTRVLVVSDWMRRFIFGRDSSSI; encoded by the exons ATGAGAAGTTTCAGTTTCTTCGAGAGATTCTCCAAAGCTTTTCAAGATCATCCTTCTCTTACCCGAATCATCGTCGTCTCCACCATCAG TGGTGGTGGACTTATAGCTTATTCTGAGGCAAACGCATCTTATGGATCGAACGGttctgctgctgttgttgaaactggaaccaagaagaagaaggttgtgcTGCTCGGAACTGGTTGGGCTGGAACTAGTTTCTTGAAGAATTTGAATAATTCTCAATACGAGGTTCAGATTATTTCGCCTCGAAACTACTTTGCTTTCACTCCTTTGCTACCTAGTGTTACCTGTGGAACTGTTGAAGCTCGCAGCGTTGTTGAGCCTATTCGTAACATTGGAAGAAAG AATGTTGATACGTCTTACCTGGAGGCAGAATGTTTCAAAATTGATCCATCAAGCAAGAAAGTGTATTGCCGATCCAAACAAGGCCTTGCTTCAAATGGAAAGAAAGAATTTTCTGTCGATTATGACTACCTTGTAATTGCTACTGGAGCTCAGTCTAACACCTTTAACATACCCGGAGTGGAGGAGAACTGTCATTTTCTGAAA GAAGTTGAAGATGCTCAGAAAATCCGTAAAACTGTAATTGATTCCTTTGAGAAGGCAAGTCTACCAGAACTAAGCGatgaagagaggaagagaattCTGCATTTTGTGGTTGTTGGTGGTGGGCCAACAGGTGTTGAGTTTGCTGCTGAACTGCATGATTTTGTTACTGAGGATCTAGTGAGTCTCTACCCTAGAGCCAAGGGTTCAGTGCAGATCACTCTTCTGGAGGCCGCAGACCACATCCTGACCAT GTTTGACAAGAGAATCACTGAGTTTGCTGAAGAAAAGTTTAGCAGAGATGGAATTGATGTGAAACTTGGCTCGATGGTAACTAAAGTGAATGAGAAAGACATATCTGCTAAAACCAAAGGAGGAGAGGTTTCCTCAATTCCTTATGGAATGATTGTCTGGTCAACTGGTATTGGAACTCGTCCTGTCataaaagattttatgaaacaaattgGTCAG GGTAATAGACGTGCTCTGGCCACTGATGAATGGCTTCGCGTAGAAGGATGTGATAACATATATGCCCTTGGCGATTGCGCAACAATTAACCAGCGCAAAGTCATG GAAGATGTTTCTGCTATATTTAGCAAAGCAGACAAAGACAAGTCTGGGACACTAACACTCAAAGAGTTTCAAGAAGCAATGGATGACATTTGTGTTAGATACCCTCAAGTGGAGCTCTACTTGAAGAGTAAACGTATGCGGGGCATTGCTGATCTTCTAAAAGAAGCTGAAACTGATGATGGTTCCAAGAAGAACATCGACCTAAAGATCGAAGAATTCAAATCTGCTCTTTCTCAGGTTGACTCACAAGTGAAGTTTCTTCCAGCTACAGCACAG GTTGCTGCGCAGCAAGGTGCTTACCTAGCTAAATGCTTTGATCGCATGGAAGAGTGTGAGAAGAATCCAGAAGGTCCCATTAGGATGAGAGGAGAAGGTCGTCACCGTTTCCGTCCCTTCAG GTACAAGCATTTGGGACAATTTGCACCACTGGGAGGGGAAAAAACGGCAGCACAACTTCCAGGAGATTGGGTGTCTATTGGACATAGCAGTCAGTGGCTGTGGTATTCCGTCTACGcaag TAAGCAAGTGAGCTGGCGTACGAGAGTGCTTGTGGTTTCAGATTGGATGAGGCGTTTCATCTTTGGTAGGGATTCAAGTAGCATCTGA
- the LOC104716179 gene encoding external alternative NAD(P)H-ubiquinone oxidoreductase B2, mitochondrial isoform X1, with translation MRSFSFFERFSKAFQDHPSLTRIIVVSTISGGGLIAYSEANASYGSNGSAAVVETGTKKKKVVLLGTGWAGTSFLKNLNNSQYEVQIISPRNYFAFTPLLPSVTCGTVEARSVVEPIRNIGRKKNVDTSYLEAECFKIDPSSKKVYCRSKQGLASNGKKEFSVDYDYLVIATGAQSNTFNIPGVEENCHFLKEVEDAQKIRKTVIDSFEKASLPELSDEERKRILHFVVVGGGPTGVEFAAELHDFVTEDLVSLYPRAKGSVQITLLEAADHILTMFDKRITEFAEEKFSRDGIDVKLGSMVTKVNEKDISAKTKGGEVSSIPYGMIVWSTGIGTRPVIKDFMKQIGQGNRRALATDEWLRVEGCDNIYALGDCATINQRKVMEDVSAIFSKADKDKSGTLTLKEFQEAMDDICVRYPQVELYLKSKRMRGIADLLKEAETDDGSKKNIDLKIEEFKSALSQVDSQVKFLPATAQVAAQQGAYLAKCFDRMEECEKNPEGPIRMRGEGRHRFRPFRYKHLGQFAPLGGEKTAAQLPGDWVSIGHSSQWLWYSVYASKQVSWRTRVLVVSDWMRRFIFGRDSSSI, from the exons ATGAGAAGTTTCAGTTTCTTCGAGAGATTCTCCAAAGCTTTTCAAGATCATCCTTCTCTTACCCGAATCATCGTCGTCTCCACCATCAG TGGTGGTGGACTTATAGCTTATTCTGAGGCAAACGCATCTTATGGATCGAACGGttctgctgctgttgttgaaactggaaccaagaagaagaaggttgtgcTGCTCGGAACTGGTTGGGCTGGAACTAGTTTCTTGAAGAATTTGAATAATTCTCAATACGAGGTTCAGATTATTTCGCCTCGAAACTACTTTGCTTTCACTCCTTTGCTACCTAGTGTTACCTGTGGAACTGTTGAAGCTCGCAGCGTTGTTGAGCCTATTCGTAACATTGGAAGAAAG AAGAATGTTGATACGTCTTACCTGGAGGCAGAATGTTTCAAAATTGATCCATCAAGCAAGAAAGTGTATTGCCGATCCAAACAAGGCCTTGCTTCAAATGGAAAGAAAGAATTTTCTGTCGATTATGACTACCTTGTAATTGCTACTGGAGCTCAGTCTAACACCTTTAACATACCCGGAGTGGAGGAGAACTGTCATTTTCTGAAA GAAGTTGAAGATGCTCAGAAAATCCGTAAAACTGTAATTGATTCCTTTGAGAAGGCAAGTCTACCAGAACTAAGCGatgaagagaggaagagaattCTGCATTTTGTGGTTGTTGGTGGTGGGCCAACAGGTGTTGAGTTTGCTGCTGAACTGCATGATTTTGTTACTGAGGATCTAGTGAGTCTCTACCCTAGAGCCAAGGGTTCAGTGCAGATCACTCTTCTGGAGGCCGCAGACCACATCCTGACCAT GTTTGACAAGAGAATCACTGAGTTTGCTGAAGAAAAGTTTAGCAGAGATGGAATTGATGTGAAACTTGGCTCGATGGTAACTAAAGTGAATGAGAAAGACATATCTGCTAAAACCAAAGGAGGAGAGGTTTCCTCAATTCCTTATGGAATGATTGTCTGGTCAACTGGTATTGGAACTCGTCCTGTCataaaagattttatgaaacaaattgGTCAG GGTAATAGACGTGCTCTGGCCACTGATGAATGGCTTCGCGTAGAAGGATGTGATAACATATATGCCCTTGGCGATTGCGCAACAATTAACCAGCGCAAAGTCATG GAAGATGTTTCTGCTATATTTAGCAAAGCAGACAAAGACAAGTCTGGGACACTAACACTCAAAGAGTTTCAAGAAGCAATGGATGACATTTGTGTTAGATACCCTCAAGTGGAGCTCTACTTGAAGAGTAAACGTATGCGGGGCATTGCTGATCTTCTAAAAGAAGCTGAAACTGATGATGGTTCCAAGAAGAACATCGACCTAAAGATCGAAGAATTCAAATCTGCTCTTTCTCAGGTTGACTCACAAGTGAAGTTTCTTCCAGCTACAGCACAG GTTGCTGCGCAGCAAGGTGCTTACCTAGCTAAATGCTTTGATCGCATGGAAGAGTGTGAGAAGAATCCAGAAGGTCCCATTAGGATGAGAGGAGAAGGTCGTCACCGTTTCCGTCCCTTCAG GTACAAGCATTTGGGACAATTTGCACCACTGGGAGGGGAAAAAACGGCAGCACAACTTCCAGGAGATTGGGTGTCTATTGGACATAGCAGTCAGTGGCTGTGGTATTCCGTCTACGcaag TAAGCAAGTGAGCTGGCGTACGAGAGTGCTTGTGGTTTCAGATTGGATGAGGCGTTTCATCTTTGGTAGGGATTCAAGTAGCATCTGA
- the LOC104747811 gene encoding F-box protein At4g05010-like, with product MDLDINRIKTKHADPFELFILSFFFQFFLNLIFFLSLIKSLVSDSENDLHNLFSFLLLLRRKIKSFLDILIRVLCHVDHEDLDTLKRVSKTIRKAVIEAKKSHFDYSTPKKRLPFRDAVLIMEEDSNSNWDSSSQSDEMEPPNAPIRRRTINRESDLSKISMVLFK from the exons ATGGACTTGGACATAAACCGGATCAAAACTAAACACG CTGATCCATTTGagctttttattctttctttttttttccaattcttccttaatttaatttttttcctctctctaaTCAAATCTTTAGTTTCAGATTCTGAAAACGATTTACataatctttttagtttcttacTTCTGTtacgaagaaaaataaaatctttcttGGATATTTTG ATTCGAGTGCTTTGTCATGTGGATCACGAGGACCTAGACACACTAAAACGAGTATCTAAAACTATACGAAAAGct gtAATAGAAGCGAAGAAGTCGCATTTTGATTATAGCACACCAAAAAAGAGACTTCCATTTAGAGACGCGGTATTAATCATGGAGGAAGATTCAAATTCGAATTGGGATTCGAGTAGTCAAAGTGATGAAATGGAGCCACCTAATGCACCAATTAGAAGGAGGACTATTAATCGAGAATCTGATTTGTCCAAGATCTCTATGGTATTGTTTAAATGA
- the LOC104716193 gene encoding vacuolar protein sorting-associated protein 28 homolog 2 yields the protein MAEVKLWNDKREREMYENFAELFAIIKATEKLEKAYIRDLINPSEYESECQKLIVHFKTLSATLKDTVPNIERFADTYKMDCPAAIYRLVTSGLPATVEHRATVAATTSNSASIVAECVQNFITSMDSLKLNMVAVDQVYPLLSDLSASLNKLSILPPDFEGKTKMKEWLSRLSKMGAADELTEQQSRQLHFDLESSYNSFMAALPKAGN from the coding sequence atgGCAGAGGTCAAGTTATGGAACGACAAGCGGGAAAGAGAGATGTACGAGAATTTTGCAGAGCTTTTTGCGATCATCAAAGCTACAGAGAAGCTGGAGAAAGCTTATATCAGAGACCTAATCAATCCTTCAGAGTACGAATCCGAATGCCAGAAACTCATTGTCCACTTCAAAACACTATCCGCTACACTCAAAGACACGGTGCCAAACATTGAAAGATTTGCAGACACGTACAAAATGGACTGTCCAGCTGCTATATACCGCCTCGTGACATCAGGTCTTCCCGCCACAGTGGAACACCGAGCTACCGTAGCAGCAACTACTTCGAACTCGGCATCCATCGTTGCTGAATGTGTGCAGAACTTCATCACGTCGATGGATTCATTGAAACTAAACATGGTGGCTGTCGATCAGGTTTATCCTCTCTTGTCTGATCTGTCGGCTTCTCTCAACAAACTGAGTATTCTACCGCCGGATTTCGAAGGGAAGACGAAGATGAAAGAATGGCTTTCGAGGTTGTCTAAGATGGGAGCAGCTGATGAGCTTACGGAACAGCAGTCAAGGCAACTTCACTTTGATCTTGAGTCATCTTACAACTCTTTCATGGCAGCTTTGCCTAAAGCTGGTAACTGA
- the LOC104716216 gene encoding serine/arginine repetitive matrix protein 1-like — protein sequence MSTSWTWIISSGLVGVISLMLRSVSNISVTGARFFLPTLNPLFIINGIIFILAASATLFGNGSDSPATNHHHDDDTYRYEQDDHHNHDRDRSSNNSSSSSFGQYNNKVQEKETFPVRSESGESYGVSSSEVRFPPTAPEKLVGIRRPPTAPVKTFPQDNTSGDENETMEEMWERVKAEKQPKKPNTLQDTTMPTSPSRSQARTPTPSLSSLSPVRPRVVPTLPSPSRARRPTPSLSSLSPVRRRVVPTSPSPSRARRATPSLSSLSSSSSRARRPPSSPARPGMKLMERIPSWVKLKKELSMGRDELNSRVEAFITKFKGEMKLQRSESIRRFKSFRGRGDD from the exons ATGTCAACCTCGTGGACATGGATCATTTCTTCAGGATTAGTCGGAGTCATATCACTGATGCTCCGATCGGTATCAAACATCTCCGTCACCGGAGCTCGCTTCTTTCTCCCTACTTTAAACCCTCTTTTCATCATCAACGGCATCATCTTCATTCTCGCAGCCTCCGCTACACTCTTTGGCAACGGTTCTGACTCTCCGGCCACAAACCATCACCATGATGATGATACCTATCGTTATGAACAAGATGATCATCATAACCATGACCGTGACCGTTCTTCTAATAACTCATCCAGTTCTTCGTTTGGTCAATACAATAATAAGGTTCAAGAGAAAGAAACGTTTCCGGTGAGATCAGAGAGTGGAGAATCTTATGGGGTTTCTTCTTCGGAGGTTCGTTTTCCTCCAACGGCGCCGGAGAAACTCGTCGGTATCAGACGTCCACCTACTGCTCCTGTAAAGACTTTTCCACAAG ATAACACATCCGGTGACGAGAACGAGACAATGGAGGAGATGTGGGAGAGAGTCAAAGCTGAAAAGCAACCAAAGAAACCTAACACGTTGCAAGACACAACAATGCCAACGTCACCGTCACGGTCACAAGCCAGGACGCCTACTCCGTCTCTGTCGTCGCTATCGCCTGTTAGACCGCGTGTAGTTCCAACACTGCCGTCGCCATCTCGAGCGAGGAGGCCTACTCCGTCCCTATCGTCGCTTTCGCCTGTTAGACGGCGTGTAGTTCCAACATCGCCATCACCATCTCGAGCTAGGAGGGCTACTCCATCTTTGTCGTCgctgtcatcatcatcttcccgAGCGAGAAGGCCTCCTTCGTCTCCGGCAAGGCCGGGAATGAAGTTGATGGAGAGGATTCCGTCGTGGGTGAAGTTGAAAAAAGAGTTATCAATGGGAAGAGACGAGCTAAACTCACGAGTAGAAGCTTTCATTACAAAATTCAAGGGTGAGATGAAATTGCAAAGGTCGGAGTCTATAAGACGTTTCAAGTCTTTCCGTGGTCGCGGCGACGACTAG
- the LOC104716230 gene encoding uncharacterized protein At4g04980 translates to MSSGRLCGFTPITFCRKITKLQVARGLALKRLIRGKHEFRRTATSKNNVDQKKNNKEIKRTASQISSVVEASPKSLHSTKHVPTPRGAASPISAKNAKNQVNPPKNNNSDGSSPKCMANFILMVELRKNIFAFRDMIDLPSLDGSLSVTEIITQTMKDLQKLSPEIVTINQSFVMEGADMDKMLIFFYEDLRAIGDSWIMDSDWIYRSKYKNSGVGKNKSDRLVEHVLAALDGLIKTTRERFGMMDHESEGRKSFTPKGVSSEARRSFTRSVSYSESNNSFYPSPLTPRSVLPGTMLMSSSNSTSPSLWNLRAQALDRLSPVDLKRFAMQILSQRDSESVNEMKISIEEENEESDTSLVEKEEEEEEDNDSSVFETEKHDIETEDHREGSGTEHETEAEHEIEEHNHIDGSDTEPEIETEHHLVGFETEDHSETTTSETNSIDYSQKEEESVPRSPPPPPLPSPQSPSPMASMLNDKSTLPSQPPPPPPSPQSELKTPAPPPPPPTSKSSESGAFCQFPRQNSMPAPPAPPGSVRSLRAKKATSKLRRSAQIANLYWVLKGKLEGRGVEGKTGKASKGQKNVPEKSPVKGARSGMADALAEMTKRSSYFQQIEEDVQKYAKSIEELKSSIQSFRTKDMKELLEFHSKVESVLEKLTDETQVLARFEGFPEKKLEAIRTAGALYKKLDGILVELKNWKIEPPLNDLLDKIERYFNKFKGEIETVERTKDEDAKMFQRYNINIDFEVLVQVKETMVDVSSNCMELALKERREANEEAKNSEESKMNNVKAERAKRMWRAFQFAFKVYTFAGGHDERADCLTRQLAHEIQTDPDQTDSSNMS, encoded by the exons ATGTCAAGCGGGAGGCTTTGCGGCTTCACGCCGATAACCTTCTGTCGAAAGATCACAAAGTTGCag GTCGCAAGAGGGCTAGCTCTAAAAAGGCTTATTAGAGGAAAACACGAATTTAGACGAACAGCAACATCAAAGAACAATGTTGATcagaaaaagaataataaagagATCAAACGCACAGCTTCACAAATATCTTCTGTTGTCGAAGCTTCTCCAAAGAGTTTGCATTCTACAAAACATGTTCCTACTCCCCGTGGGGCGGCATCTCCTATATCGGCAAAGAATGCAAAGAATCAAGTGAATCCACCGAAAAATAACAATTCGGATGGTTCTTCGCCAAAATGTATGGCAAATTTCATCTTGATGGTGGAACTAAGGAAGAACATCTTTGCTTTCAGAGATATGATTGATTTACCTTCTCTTGATGGTTCTCTATCTGTCACCGAG ATTATAACACAAACAATGAAGGATTTACAAAAGCTTTCTCCTGAGATTGTAACCATTAATCAATCTTTTGTAATGGAAGGAGCTGACATGGATAAG ATGTTGATTTTCTTCTATGAAGATCTCAGAGCTATTGGGGATTCTTGGATTATGGATAGTGACTGGATTTATCGATCCAAGTACAAAAACAGTGGTGTTGGCAAGAATAAGTCTGATCGTTTAG TGGAGCATGTATTAGCAGCTCTTGATGGACTAATCAAGACGACAAGAGAAAGGTTCGGTATGATGGATCATGAATCTGAAGGAAGAAAGAGTTTTACACCAAAGGGTGTTTCATCGGAAGCAAGAAGAAGCTTTACAAGATCTGTTTCTTATTCAGAAAGTAACAACTCTTTTTACCCATCTCCATTAACACCAAGATCAGTACTTCCGGGGACAATGCTAATGTCTAGTAGTAACTCAACATCTCCAAGTCTTTGGAACTTGAGAGCTCAAGCTTTGGATAGGTTAAGCCCTGTTGATTTGAAGCGGTTTGCTATGCAGATCTTGTCACAAAGAGACTCAGAGAGTGTTAATGAGATGAAGATTAGTatcgaagaagaaaacgaagagaGTGATACATCATTAgtagaaaaggaagaagaagaagaagaagataatgattCCTCTGTTTTCGAAACAGAGAAGCATGATATTGAAACAGAGGATCATAGGGAAGGTTCTGGAACAGAGCATGAGACTGAAGCAGAGCATGAGATTGAAGAACATAATCACATCGATGGTTCTGACACAGAGCCTGAGATTGAAACAGAGCATCATCTTGTAGGTTTTGAAACAGAGGACCATAGTGAAACCACAACTTCAGAGACTAACTCAATAGACTAttctcaaaaagaagaagaatcagtaCCTCGATCGCCTCCACCTCCGCCACTTCCATCACCGCAATCGCCGTCACCAATGGCCTCAATGTTAAACGACAAATCTACTCTTCCCTCGCAACCACCACCCCCACCTCCATCACCACAGTCTGAACTCAAAACTCCGGCtcctccaccgccaccacctACGTCAAAATCATCTGAAAGTGGAGCTTTTTGTCAATTTCCGAGACAAAATTCAATGCCGGCACCTCCAGCACCACCAGGTAGCGTAAGATCTTTGCGTGCTAAGAAAGCAACTAGCAAACTGAGAAGATCAGCACAAATAGCAAATCTCTATTGGGTTCTCAAAGGGAAGCTTGAAGGCCGAGGCGTTGAAGGGAAAACAGGAAAAGCAAGTAAAGGGCAAAAGAATGTTCCAGAGAAATCTCCTGTTAAAGGTGCACGATCAGGAATGGCGGATGCACTTGCAGAGATGACAAAGAG GTCAAGTTATTTCCAACAAATCGAAGAAGATGTTCAGAAATACGCTAAATCAATTGAAGAATTGAAATCTTCAATACAAAGTTTCCGGACAAAAGACATGAAAGAATTGCTAGAATTTCATAGCAAAGTGGAATCTGTTCTTGAGAAACTAACTGATGAAACTCAA GTTCTCGCGAGGTTTGAAGGTTTCCCTGAAAAGAAACTAGAAGCAATAAGAACAGCAGGTGCCTTGTACAAGAAGTTAGATGGGATTTTAGTTGAGCTCAAGAACTGGAAGATTGAACCTCCATTAAACGATCTTCTAGACAAGATAGAACGTTACTTCAACAAATTTAAAGGAGAGATTGAAACGGTTGAGCGAACAAAAGACGAAGATGCTAAAATGTTTCAGAGATACAACATTAACATCGATTTCGAAGTTCTTGTTCAAGTCAAAGAAACAATGGTTGATGTTTCATCAAATTGCATGGAGTTAGCACTAAag GAGAGGAGAGAAGCAAACGAGGAAGCAAAGAACAGTGAAGAAAGCAAGATGAATAATGTGAAAGCAGAGAGGGCTAAGAGGATGTGGAGGGCATTTCAGTTTGCTTTCAAAGTTTATACATTTGCAGGAGGTCACGATGAACGAGCAGATTGTTTAACAAGACAACTTGCACATGAGATTCAGACAGATCCTGATCAAACCGATTCATCGAACATGTCttga
- the LOC104716221 gene encoding uncharacterized protein LOC104716221 produces MSKDKIIMFSYELSSSPMDVNKEEIPEVKNIFQSGEDEEETSLGKRKINTIIKKDDEREVKRIAFSQEPLQEKEEDIDMIEEDTEREDHRVNDKVMEDNVLEEEYVVDFGGFF; encoded by the exons ATGTCAAAAGACAAGATCATTATGTTTTCCTATGAACTCTCAAGCTCTCCTATGGATGTAAACAAAGAAGAGATCCCAGaagtgaaaaatatttttcaatccggagaagatgaagaagaaacttctTTAGGCAAGAGAAAGATAA ATACGATTATtaagaaagatgatgaaagaGAAGTAAAGAGAATAGCCTTCTCTCAAGAACCtctacaagaaaaagaagaagacattgataTGATCGAAGAAGATACAGAAAGAGAGGATCATAGAGTTAACGACAAGGTCATGGAAGATAATGTTCTTGAAGAAGAGTATGTCGTTGACTTTGGTGGATTCTTTTGA